GTGAGTCATCAAAAATAATGATAGTTGGGTCTTTTATTAAGGCTCTTGCAATACAAATTCTCTGTTTTTGACCTCCCGAAAGCATCACGCCACGTTCGCCCACCATTGTTTTGTACTGATCTTTAAACTCAACAATGTTTTTATGTACATCTGCAATTTTAGAATATTCAACCACTTTTTCGTGTGTAGGATTATCGATAGAGAAACCGATATTATGCTCAATAGAATCTGAAAAAAGATAACTTTCCTGAGGAATATAGCCAATGAAATTTCTGTAATTTTCAAGATTGTGATCTTTTAAGTTTTTACCGTCAATCAGAATTTCACCTTCTGTAGGATCTATAAGCCTGCAAAGAAGTAGAGCGATGGTCGATTTTCCACTACCAGTTTTTCCCATGATGGCTAAAGATTTTCCGGCTTCTATTGTAAAGCTTAAATTATCTAATGCTTTAATTCCTGTATTTGGGTAAACATAAGATACGTTTTTAAATTCGATATCTCCTTTAATAGGATAGTTTTCAAAGTTTTTATTATAAATCTCAGATTGCTTTTCCAAAAACTCGTTAATCCTCTGCATGGATGCTTCTGCTCTTTGGTTAATTGATGTTACCCAACCTACCATCGAGAATGGCCAGATTAAAATGTTGATGTACATAAAGAAATCTGCAATTTTACCCACGGTAAGCTCGCCTGCAATATATTTTTGTCCACCAATAAGAATGACTGAAACATTTAATAATCCGATGACAAATAAAATGATAGTAAAGAAATAAGCTTCTGTTTTTGCTAAATCTAAAGCCTTATCCTGATAATCGCTTACTTTAATCCCATAATTTTTTTGGATGTATTTTTCTTTTGCGAAGTATTTTACCACTCTGATTCCCGAAAAACTATCCTGTACAAAAGTTGAAATCGCAGACTGGCTTTTCTGCATCACTTTTGATTTTTTATTAATAATTGAGCTTACTTTAAATATAATATACGATAAAATAGGAAGAGGCAGTAAGGTCCAAACCGTCATTGATGCATCAGTTTTAATCATATAAAAACTGGTAATCAATAATAATACAACAAGGTTGACCACGTACATTACCCCAGGTCCCAAATACATTCTTACCGCAACAATATCTTCACTTAATCTGTTCATTAAGTCTCCGATGGTTGTTTGCTTGTAATCGGTAAGCGATAAATCCTGATAATGTCTATAGATTTTATTTTTCAGTTCGTATTCAATTCTTCGTGATGCAACGATGATGGTTTGTCGCATCATAAAAGTGAAAATTCCGGTAAGAAGAGAACAGCCGACAATAATGGCAACGTAGATTAAAACTTGCTTGTTAAAGCCCAGATTTCCATGTTTTGTGAGCTCGTCAACCGATTTTCCAACGAACTGTACCTTATATATATTAAAAAAATTACTGGCGATGATGAATAGTAACCCCCAAAACAATAATATTTTGTGCTTCCAAAAGTAAGGGTTCAGAGTTTTGAGTGCTTTCATAAAGTTTCACAAAATTACAAAAATTGAAGCAGACTGAGAATTTCATAAATTTTAAATTTCGTATCTTTGCACGCATAAAAAGCTCTTTGAATGTTAGGAAGAAGACAAATCCGTGAAAAAGTAGTAGAATCCGTGTATTCGTACTACCAAAACCCAATAAAATTTGACGTGTTAGAAAAAAACATGTTTTCGGGAATAGAGAAAATCTATAATCTCTATATTTTTCAATTGAATTTTTTGGTGGGTCTGAGAGATCTTGCCGAAAATCAAATGGAAATTGGTAAAAACAAATACTTTAAAACTGATTCAGATGTTAATCCCAATCAAAAATTTATTAATAACCAGGTTTTAAAAAAGCTTGATGAAAACCCTGAGAGATTGTATTTCTCTGGTCAGCATAAAGATTTGAAATGGGACTTGCACGATGACATGTTGGTGAAAACTTTCCAACGTATGACTGCAGGAAAGCGTTATCAGGATTTTATGAAGGAAGATGGTTATTCTTTTGAAGATGATCAAAAGTTTATCGGAAAATTATTTTTAAGGTATATTGCCGAAAATGATGATTTTCATGATTATATCAGCGATAGAGAACTTACTTGGTCAGATGATATTCATATTGCCAACTCGATGGTTCAAAAAACAATCGGTTTTATGAAAGAAGATGAAGAAAGCCGCACTTTAATTAAAATGATTAAAGATGAAGAAGACAAAACTTTTGCGAGCAAACTTCTTAGAGATACTTTGAATAACTGGGAAATTAATGAGAAAAAACTTTCTGAGCGTCTAGAAAACTGGGATTTGGAAAGAGTAGGATTGATGGATAAAGTTATTTTAACGACAGCTATTTCAGAGCTAGACAATTTTCCTTTTACCCCTTCAAGAGTTATTATTAATGAATATATTGAGATTGCAAAAGTATAT
The sequence above is a segment of the Chryseobacterium turcicum genome. Coding sequences within it:
- a CDS encoding ABC transporter ATP-binding protein encodes the protein MKALKTLNPYFWKHKILLFWGLLFIIASNFFNIYKVQFVGKSVDELTKHGNLGFNKQVLIYVAIIVGCSLLTGIFTFMMRQTIIVASRRIEYELKNKIYRHYQDLSLTDYKQTTIGDLMNRLSEDIVAVRMYLGPGVMYVVNLVVLLLITSFYMIKTDASMTVWTLLPLPILSYIIFKVSSIINKKSKVMQKSQSAISTFVQDSFSGIRVVKYFAKEKYIQKNYGIKVSDYQDKALDLAKTEAYFFTIILFVIGLLNVSVILIGGQKYIAGELTVGKIADFFMYINILIWPFSMVGWVTSINQRAEASMQRINEFLEKQSEIYNKNFENYPIKGDIEFKNVSYVYPNTGIKALDNLSFTIEAGKSLAIMGKTGSGKSTIALLLCRLIDPTEGEILIDGKNLKDHNLENYRNFIGYIPQESYLFSDSIEHNIGFSIDNPTHEKVVEYSKIADVHKNIVEFKDQYKTMVGERGVMLSGGQKQRICIARALIKDPTIIIFDDSLSALDTETEQNILENIDTKINNATSIIITHRESSAQRADKILNLSEISNSATA
- a CDS encoding transcription antitermination protein NusB; the encoded protein is MLGRRQIREKVVESVYSYYQNPIKFDVLEKNMFSGIEKIYNLYIFQLNFLVGLRDLAENQMEIGKNKYFKTDSDVNPNQKFINNQVLKKLDENPERLYFSGQHKDLKWDLHDDMLVKTFQRMTAGKRYQDFMKEDGYSFEDDQKFIGKLFLRYIAENDDFHDYISDRELTWSDDIHIANSMVQKTIGFMKEDEESRTLIKMIKDEEDKTFASKLLRDTLNNWEINEKKLSERLENWDLERVGLMDKVILTTAISELDNFPFTPSRVIINEYIEIAKVYATDRSNIFINGILDKYCKDLNRI